A stretch of the Cyprinus carpio isolate SPL01 chromosome B4, ASM1834038v1, whole genome shotgun sequence genome encodes the following:
- the LOC109049915 gene encoding gastrula zinc finger protein XlCGF57.1-like, with protein MEFIKEESEDLKIEETLKHEDTDEHTEIAFIKEETEDVENEVKHEDTDEQTDLMPVKEESQGLNEMEEKNQYEKCHDLLTVEKSLSSLQTHETETTNLKVQMRVHTKARPFTCQQCGKSFALKGTLNIHMRVHTGEKPYSCQQCGKRFALKGDLKSHLRVHTGERPYSCQQCGRSFALKGNLNSHMRVHMRESFTCQQCGKGFSQKQSLEIHLKIHAGEKPFNCPQCGKSFEQKQNLNVHMRTHTGEKRFACKLCEKSFTRKETFKGHMAIHKGENPFDCCQCGKSFRYKRNLKHHMRIHSGEKRLDVTDRNHRKNRVHHIAEKRHTCPHCEKSFTQRAKLEEHIRIHTGEKPFTCPQCGKSFTIKGNLRIHIRVHTGEKPYKCPQCEKSFTYHTDLKRHVQTHSVKIILISTV; from the exons atggagtttattaaagaggagagtgaagacctgaagattgaagaaacactcaaacatgaagatactgacgAACACACAGAGATagcgtttattaaagaggagaccGAAGACGTGGAGAATgaagtcaaacatgaagatactgacgAACAGACAG ACCTGATGCCAGTGAAAGAAGAGAGTCAAGGActgaatgaaatggaagagaaaaatcAGTATGAGAAATGCCATGATTTACTGACTGTGGAAAAATCTTTGAGTTCCTTGCAGACTCATGAAACAGAAACTACAAACCTTAAAGTCCAGATGAGAGTACATACTAAAGCGAGACCTTTCACCTGTcaacagtgtgggaagagttttgcacTGAAAGGAACTCTTAAcattcacatgagagttcacactggagagaagccttactcCTGTCAACAGTGTGGGAAACGGTTTGCACTGAAAGGAGATCTTAAAAGTCActtgagagttcacactggagaaaggCCTTACTCCTGTCAacagtgtggaaggagttttGCACTGAAAGGAAATCTGAATagccacatgagagttcacatgAGAGAGAGTTTCACCTGCCAGCAGTGTGGAAAAGGGTTCAGTCAAAAACAGAGCCTTGAAATCCACTTAAAAATCCAtgctggagagaagccgttcaattgccctcagtgtggaaagagttttgaacagaaacaaaaccttaatgtccacatgagaactcacactggagagaagcgtTTCGCCTGCAAACTGTGTGAGAAGAGCTTCACACGAAAAGAAACTTTCAAGGGTCACATGGCAATTCACAAGGGAGAGAATCCTTTTGATTGttgtcagtgtggaaagagtttcagatatAAAAGAAACCTTAAGCATCACATGAGGATTCACTCTGGAGAGAAACGTTTAGATGTCACTGACAGAAATCACCGTAAGAATCGTGTTCATCACATTGCAGAGAAGCGTCACACATGCCCTCACTGTGAAAAGAGTTTCACACAAAGAGCAAAGCTGGAGGAGCAcataagaattcacactggagagaagcctttcacctgtcctcagtgtggaaagagcttcacaaTTAAAGGAAACCTTAGGATTCACAtcagagttcacactggagagaaaccttacaagtgtcctcagtgtgaaaagagctTCACATATCACACAGACCTGAAACGACATGTGCAAACTCATTCTGTAAAGATAATTCTGATTTCCACAGTGTGA